Proteins co-encoded in one Streptococcus pyogenes genomic window:
- a CDS encoding short-chain fatty acid transporter, producing the protein MNNIKTKKRFMDRYIDGFMKWMPESLFICFILTFLVVTMSVLMTDSPFIGTEKTGGIIYGWVNGFWGLLSFAMQMTILLATGNAVASSPPAHKMFKSLAKLPQTRTQIFIFSIVVGSIFGFLHWGLGMMVAIVFGKELLVQARQKGIKVHTPLFVATLFFTFLPATSGLSGAAVLYSATPDYLRNSVADAYKQVVPESVPLTESVLNLPFISLLVVCMLVPLCFALLAHPKDETKIMELDDEIYHHSLDTASHVVIARNTPAEKMNASRLVMYLVGGAIVSYSLYHFSVVGLSGLDLNCFNFLFLGLGLLLCGQQGPEYYGSLFKDGVMSSWGLVLQFPFYAGIFGIIQSTGLGLEISHFFVAISNGTTWPVFAYLYSALLNIAVPSGGSKFVIEAPYIVPATIEVGNDLGKILQAYQLGDATTNLIVPFWALSYLSNFKLKFNQIVAYTIPCVLVVTGIAIIYLFVF; encoded by the coding sequence ATGAATAACATCAAAACCAAAAAAAGGTTTATGGATCGCTATATTGATGGCTTTATGAAATGGATGCCAGAATCGCTTTTTATCTGTTTTATTTTAACCTTTTTAGTCGTTACTATGTCTGTGTTGATGACGGATAGTCCCTTTATTGGTACGGAAAAGACGGGCGGGATTATCTATGGCTGGGTAAATGGTTTTTGGGGGCTGTTGTCCTTTGCCATGCAGATGACTATTTTACTTGCGACAGGGAATGCTGTAGCGAGTTCTCCACCTGCTCATAAGATGTTTAAGTCCCTTGCCAAACTGCCTCAAACCAGGACTCAGATTTTTATCTTTTCCATTGTAGTAGGCTCTATCTTTGGCTTTTTACACTGGGGTCTTGGTATGATGGTTGCTATTGTGTTTGGGAAAGAGTTGCTTGTTCAGGCTAGGCAAAAAGGGATTAAGGTGCATACGCCTTTGTTTGTTGCTACTTTATTTTTTACCTTTTTACCAGCTACTTCTGGTCTATCTGGTGCTGCGGTGCTTTATTCGGCTACTCCAGATTATTTGCGAAATAGTGTCGCAGATGCTTATAAACAGGTTGTTCCTGAAAGTGTTCCTCTGACAGAATCAGTTTTGAATCTTCCATTTATCAGTCTTTTAGTGGTGTGTATGCTGGTACCGCTTTGCTTTGCTTTATTGGCGCACCCAAAAGATGAAACTAAAATCATGGAACTTGATGATGAGATCTATCACCATAGTCTTGATACCGCTTCACATGTTGTTATTGCAAGAAACACACCTGCTGAAAAGATGAACGCATCTCGCTTAGTGATGTATCTTGTTGGTGGGGCCATTGTTAGCTATAGCCTTTATCATTTTTCGGTGGTGGGCTTGTCTGGTCTAGATCTCAATTGTTTTAACTTTTTATTTTTAGGCTTAGGCTTGCTTCTTTGTGGTCAACAAGGACCAGAATATTATGGTTCCTTATTCAAAGATGGGGTCATGTCATCTTGGGGCTTGGTGCTTCAGTTTCCATTTTACGCTGGTATTTTTGGAATCATTCAAAGTACAGGTTTAGGATTAGAGATTTCCCATTTCTTTGTCGCTATTTCAAATGGGACAACATGGCCGGTCTTTGCTTATCTTTACTCGGCTTTGCTGAATATTGCGGTACCATCAGGAGGCTCAAAATTTGTGATTGAAGCTCCCTATATCGTCCCTGCAACTATCGAAGTTGGTAATGACTTAGGTAAGATTTTGCAGGCTTATCAATTAGGAGATGCCACAACAAACTTGATAGTTCCTTTTTGGGCCTTATCTTACCTCTCAAACTTCAAACTAAAATTCAATCAAATTGTGGCTTATACTATTCCTTGTGTCTTGGTGGTCACAGGTATTGCCATCATTTACCTATTTGTATTTTAG
- a CDS encoding acetyl-CoA C-acetyltransferase codes for MTKEVVITSAYRTPIGNFGGVFKSLSAVDLGVTVVTKILADTGLKSDAIDEVIFGNVLHAGLGQNVARQVALNAGLSYDTPAFTIDMVCGSGLKAVELGAQKIQTGNADIVLVGGTENMSQAPYVLQGQRWGSRMGDSKVVDTMLKDGLSDAFAGYHMGITAENIVQQYGLTREEQDAFAADSQRKAQLAIEKGRFKEEIAPVTIPQRKGEPLLVDQDEYPKFGTTVDKLAKLRPAFIKDEGTVTAGNASGINDGAAAILLMSKEKAEELGLPILAKITSYASAGVDPSIMGCGPIPATKKALAKAQLTIDDIDLIEANEAFAAQALAVSRDLGFDNEKVNVNGGAIALGHPIGASGARILVTLLAEMAKRDVRHGLATLCIGGGQGQSIIVTR; via the coding sequence ATGACTAAAGAAGTGGTGATCACATCTGCTTATCGTACCCCGATAGGAAATTTTGGAGGAGTCTTTAAATCTTTATCAGCCGTAGATTTGGGGGTGACAGTTGTTACAAAAATTTTAGCTGATACCGGTCTTAAAAGTGATGCCATTGATGAAGTGATCTTTGGGAATGTGTTACATGCAGGTCTGGGTCAAAATGTTGCCCGGCAAGTAGCGCTAAATGCGGGGCTTTCTTATGATACCCCTGCTTTTACGATTGATATGGTCTGTGGTTCTGGCTTAAAAGCAGTTGAGTTAGGTGCTCAAAAGATTCAAACGGGCAACGCTGATATTGTTTTAGTTGGTGGTACCGAAAACATGAGTCAAGCACCTTACGTTTTACAAGGCCAACGTTGGGGATCTCGTATGGGAGATAGTAAAGTAGTAGATACCATGCTTAAAGATGGGTTGAGTGATGCTTTTGCAGGTTATCACATGGGTATAACAGCCGAAAATATTGTGCAACAGTATGGACTGACCAGAGAAGAACAAGATGCCTTTGCAGCTGATAGCCAACGTAAAGCCCAACTTGCCATAGAAAAAGGTCGTTTCAAAGAAGAGATTGCACCTGTCACTATTCCTCAGCGTAAAGGTGAACCTTTACTCGTTGATCAAGATGAATACCCTAAATTTGGAACGACAGTGGATAAGTTAGCAAAGTTACGCCCTGCTTTTATCAAAGATGAGGGGACAGTAACTGCTGGTAATGCTTCAGGAATCAATGATGGAGCAGCGGCAATTTTATTGATGAGTAAAGAAAAAGCTGAAGAATTAGGGCTCCCTATTTTAGCTAAAATCACTAGTTATGCAAGTGCAGGTGTAGACCCAAGTATTATGGGCTGCGGACCAATACCTGCTACGAAAAAGGCTCTTGCAAAGGCTCAGCTGACAATTGATGACATTGATTTGATTGAAGCAAACGAAGCTTTTGCTGCTCAGGCTTTAGCGGTTTCACGAGACCTTGGTTTTGACAATGAAAAAGTTAATGTCAATGGAGGAGCTATTGCTTTGGGTCACCCGATTGGAGCATCAGGTGCTCGTATTTTAGTCACCTTATTAGCAGAAATGGCTAAGCGTGATGTGAGACATGGCTTAGCAACGCTTTGTATTGGTGGTGGCCAAGGTCAAAGTATCATCGTAACAAGATAG
- a CDS encoding CoA transferase subunit A: MKENKRIAIAEAISHIKDGDTIMVGGFMANGTPEALIDALVDKGTKDLTLICNDAGFVDRGVGKMVANHQFKTIYATHIGLNKEAGRQMTAGETTIELIPQGTFAEKIRIGAYGIGGFYTPTGVGTLVAEGKETKTIKGKTYLLEYPFEADVALIFANQADEMGNLQYSGSENNFNQLMAACAKTTIVQAREIVPVGTIQPECVHTPHIFVDYIVKEGV; this comes from the coding sequence ATGAAAGAGAATAAAAGAATAGCAATAGCAGAAGCTATCAGTCATATTAAAGATGGTGACACGATTATGGTCGGTGGTTTTATGGCTAATGGAACACCAGAAGCGTTAATTGATGCACTGGTTGACAAAGGCACAAAAGACTTAACCTTGATCTGTAATGATGCTGGTTTTGTTGATCGCGGTGTTGGAAAAATGGTGGCTAATCATCAATTCAAAACCATTTATGCAACACATATTGGATTAAATAAAGAAGCTGGGCGCCAAATGACTGCCGGTGAAACGACGATTGAGCTCATTCCTCAAGGAACCTTCGCCGAAAAAATTCGCATCGGAGCTTATGGCATTGGTGGCTTTTACACGCCAACAGGGGTAGGAACCTTAGTGGCAGAAGGCAAGGAAACAAAAACCATCAAGGGAAAAACCTATCTCTTAGAATACCCATTTGAGGCAGATGTCGCCTTGATATTTGCTAATCAAGCTGATGAAATGGGAAATTTACAGTATAGTGGTTCTGAAAATAATTTTAATCAATTGATGGCAGCTTGTGCAAAAACAACAATTGTTCAGGCGCGAGAAATAGTACCAGTCGGCACCATACAACCAGAATGCGTTCATACACCACATATTTTTGTAGATTACATTGTTAAAGAAGGAGTATAG
- a CDS encoding 3-oxoacid CoA-transferase subunit B → MAVALSKEEIQNRIAKRVAKELEDGTLVNLGIGLPTKVANFVPEEMTVYFQSENGFIGLGPKSDDPNSTIVNAGGQPVTVYPGAAFFNSADSFGIIRGGHVDLTVLGALEIAENGDIANYLIPGKMVPGMGGAMDLLVGAKKVIVAMEHTNKGKHKLLKECTLPLTAKGVVDLIITEMGVFKVTPDGIQVIEISEGFTFDEVQAATGVPLSIAEG, encoded by the coding sequence ATGGCGGTTGCATTAAGTAAAGAAGAGATTCAAAATCGTATTGCAAAGCGTGTGGCCAAAGAATTAGAAGATGGTACTTTGGTAAATTTAGGTATTGGTCTACCAACCAAAGTAGCAAATTTTGTGCCTGAAGAAATGACAGTGTATTTTCAATCTGAAAATGGGTTTATTGGACTAGGTCCTAAGTCAGATGATCCGAATTCGACTATCGTTAATGCAGGAGGACAGCCTGTGACGGTTTATCCAGGAGCCGCTTTCTTTAATAGTGCAGATTCTTTTGGCATTATACGTGGTGGTCATGTTGATTTGACCGTCTTGGGTGCTTTAGAAATTGCAGAAAATGGAGATATCGCCAATTACCTGATTCCAGGCAAAATGGTTCCTGGTATGGGAGGAGCGATGGATTTATTAGTTGGTGCTAAAAAAGTCATCGTAGCTATGGAGCATACCAATAAAGGAAAGCATAAGCTCCTAAAAGAATGTACCTTACCTTTAACAGCAAAAGGTGTGGTTGACCTTATTATCACAGAAATGGGTGTGTTTAAAGTAACGCCAGATGGTATCCAAGTAATTGAAATCAGTGAAGGGTTTACTTTTGATGAGGTTCAAGCTGCGACAGGTGTACCTCTAAGCATAGCTGAAGGTTAA
- a CDS encoding transcriptional regulator, which translates to MDKETLNYWKTVITFLHDVLGDNYEIILHVIDKNDIYIGELVNSHISGRSKQSPLTTFALDLITNKVYKEKDFVTNYKAIVSPQHKEVRGSTFFIKDKKGNLEGMLCINLDISAYQGVARDLLKLVNLNLEHFIPTAKEPKTVTPQPEEAVEILTSNIQDIIGQIIDPSLLRHNVHLSQDVKIDIVAKLYEKGVFQLKGAVSKVADILCISEPSVYRYLKKIEADQ; encoded by the coding sequence ATGGATAAAGAAACGCTAAACTACTGGAAAACGGTTATCACATTTCTTCACGATGTCTTAGGTGATAACTATGAAATTATTTTACATGTGATTGATAAAAATGATATCTATATTGGAGAACTCGTTAATAGTCATATCAGTGGACGGTCTAAACAGTCTCCTCTCACCACCTTTGCTCTTGATTTGATTACTAATAAAGTCTATAAGGAAAAAGATTTTGTGACCAATTACAAAGCAATCGTTAGTCCTCAGCACAAAGAAGTTCGGGGATCTACTTTTTTTATTAAAGATAAAAAGGGTAATCTCGAGGGAATGCTATGTATTAACTTAGATATTTCAGCCTATCAAGGAGTAGCTAGGGACCTCTTAAAACTTGTCAATCTCAATTTAGAACATTTCATCCCAACTGCTAAAGAGCCTAAAACAGTCACACCCCAGCCAGAAGAAGCTGTTGAAATTTTAACCTCTAACATCCAAGATATTATCGGTCAAATTATTGATCCCTCGTTACTGAGACACAATGTACATCTTAGCCAAGATGTCAAAATAGACATTGTTGCCAAGCTTTATGAAAAAGGGGTCTTTCAGCTAAAAGGAGCCGTCTCAAAAGTCGCTGATATTCTATGTATTTCCGAACCAAGTGTTTACCGCTACCTTAAAAAAATTGAAGCCGATCAATAA
- a CDS encoding RidA family protein has product MKSYPEPMGPYSTYTIEGHFLYTAGQLPLNPVTGQLSDGFEAQCRQVFVNLQSILAEQKLDLNHIYKLNVYLTDVTNVEILNHVMTDLFEEPYPVRTAVQVSALPLQALIEVEAVARVKQL; this is encoded by the coding sequence ATGAAGAGCTACCCAGAACCAATGGGCCCTTATTCAACTTATACGATTGAAGGACATTTTCTATACACCGCAGGCCAATTACCCCTTAATCCAGTGACAGGTCAATTGTCAGATGGTTTTGAGGCACAGTGTCGCCAGGTTTTTGTTAATTTACAATCTATTTTGGCAGAGCAAAAGTTGGACTTGAATCATATCTATAAGCTAAATGTGTATTTAACAGATGTGACCAATGTGGAAATATTAAATCATGTCATGACTGATTTGTTTGAAGAGCCCTACCCTGTTCGGACAGCGGTTCAAGTGTCGGCGCTTCCTTTGCAAGCTTTGATTGAAGTCGAAGCTGTCGCCAGAGTGAAGCAGTTATAG
- a CDS encoding PTS fructose transporter subunit IIC, translated as MDIIIGTSLLILVLAIFSLFNYKAPHGAKAMGALASAACASFLVEAFQDSFFGKVLGFQFLSEVGGANGSLSGVAAAILVAIAIGVSPGYAVLIGLSVSGTGIIPGFVAGYVVSFLIKWMEKNIPGGLDLISIIIVGAPLTRFLAQLITPVINSTLLTIGDILTSSANSNPIIMGMILGGTIVVVATAPLSSMALTAMLGLTGIPMAIGALSVFGSSFMNGVLFYRLKLGERKDNIAFAIEPLTQADVTSANPIPIYVTNFVGGAACGVLIALMKLVNDTPGTATPIAGFAVMFAYNPVAKVLITALGCIIISLIVGYIGGSVFKNYRLVTKQELQARN; from the coding sequence ATGGATATTATTATTGGAACAAGTCTTTTGATTCTTGTTTTAGCTATTTTTAGCTTGTTTAACTATAAGGCTCCTCATGGTGCCAAGGCAATGGGAGCTTTGGCTTCGGCAGCTTGTGCCTCTTTTTTAGTTGAAGCCTTTCAAGATTCTTTTTTTGGTAAGGTTTTAGGCTTTCAGTTTCTAAGTGAAGTAGGCGGAGCAAATGGCTCATTATCAGGGGTAGCTGCTGCTATCTTGGTTGCCATTGCAATTGGTGTGTCTCCAGGTTATGCCGTTTTGATTGGTTTGTCAGTTTCAGGAACGGGTATTATCCCAGGTTTTGTGGCTGGGTATGTGGTATCTTTTTTAATCAAGTGGATGGAAAAAAATATTCCTGGTGGGCTTGATTTAATCTCGATTATTATTGTCGGTGCACCATTAACTCGTTTCTTGGCGCAGTTAATTACGCCAGTGATCAATAGTACTTTATTGACTATTGGAGACATCCTGACCTCAAGTGCTAATAGCAACCCTATTATCATGGGAATGATACTAGGCGGTACGATTGTTGTTGTAGCAACAGCTCCGCTGTCATCAATGGCTTTGACAGCCATGCTTGGTCTAACAGGTATTCCGATGGCTATAGGTGCCTTATCTGTCTTTGGCTCTTCTTTTATGAATGGTGTTCTTTTTTACCGATTAAAATTGGGTGAAAGAAAAGACAATATTGCTTTTGCTATTGAACCACTAACGCAGGCAGATGTGACGTCAGCCAATCCCATTCCGATTTATGTGACTAATTTTGTTGGTGGTGCTGCATGTGGTGTTTTGATCGCCCTAATGAAATTGGTTAATGATACGCCAGGGACAGCTACTCCGATTGCCGGTTTTGCGGTGATGTTTGCCTATAATCCTGTCGCTAAAGTGTTGATAACAGCCCTTGGATGTATTATTATCAGCTTAATTGTGGGTTATATTGGAGGTTCTGTCTTTAAAAATTACCGTTTAGTAACAAAACAAGAATTACAAGCGAGAAACTAA
- a CDS encoding V-type ATP synthase subunit I, whose amino-acid sequence MAISQMKKLAMVFEKDYLDLVLKTLQQSQLVEVRDMKQLKHWQDAFNKGNVKLPQIVQYDLTHQKPLLDDEALQYLLQSQQELENGLASLSAFLPPIGKLTALRQKTPSLSFKQFEERHRQQAAQTALKMMSQKIERLEQLQSKIDQLTEYCQELEKWRSLTVLPQDLAQFHFLSARVGTIPSTANNHFYHQLKQHKGLFIEEVYHTEFEYGLVLFWQAQDTIHLQKYQFKPLLYKEQLLPSEQLRINKELLTNWLAEKDSLLKELRQSQKILAQLQVEIDYVLSQYQRQQTKKQLLGTRHLIALEGWIEADSVNQLKGLMTKTLGDMFYLDSYDVTPDDWEDVPIKLRNHRYIAPFELVTEMYALPKYQEKDPTPFLAPLYLTFFGMMVADLGYGLLLYAVTLAALVFFNLQKTSKRLVTFFNILAISVAIWGLIYGSFFGFDLPVALLSTKTDVITILVVSLLFGFVTLIFGLLLGAWQQVRMKAYATAYTSSLAWTFILLGLLLFILGKNVSGLAYLSVIGKWLALGNAFGILVVSLLKSKSLLGLGSGLYNLYGISSYLSDLVSFTRLMALGLSGASIGAAFNMIVGIFPPVTRFTVGIFIFILLHAINIFLSMLSGYVHGARLIFVEFFGKFYEGGGKAFNPLKLADNYVNVNEETDLEDN is encoded by the coding sequence ATGGCCATTAGTCAAATGAAAAAGCTGGCAATGGTTTTTGAAAAAGATTATCTTGATCTTGTTTTAAAAACACTTCAACAATCTCAATTAGTTGAAGTTCGTGACATGAAGCAACTAAAACATTGGCAAGATGCTTTTAACAAAGGCAACGTCAAGTTGCCACAAATCGTCCAATACGATCTGACGCATCAAAAACCTCTACTAGATGATGAAGCTTTACAATACCTTTTACAAAGCCAACAAGAGTTAGAAAACGGCCTTGCTAGCTTATCAGCGTTTTTACCACCAATAGGAAAGTTAACAGCCTTGAGACAAAAAACGCCATCTCTTTCGTTTAAACAGTTCGAAGAACGCCATCGACAACAAGCAGCTCAAACGGCTTTGAAAATGATGTCACAAAAGATAGAGCGACTAGAGCAGCTGCAAAGCAAAATAGACCAGCTAACAGAATACTGTCAGGAGTTAGAAAAGTGGCGTTCCTTGACTGTTTTGCCTCAGGACTTAGCGCAATTTCATTTTTTGTCGGCAAGAGTTGGAACGATTCCTAGTACAGCAAATAATCATTTTTATCATCAGCTAAAGCAGCACAAAGGTCTTTTTATTGAGGAAGTATACCATACAGAATTTGAGTACGGCCTTGTCTTATTTTGGCAAGCACAAGATACGATTCATTTACAGAAATATCAGTTTAAACCCTTATTATATAAAGAACAGTTACTGCCATCAGAACAACTTCGTATAAACAAAGAGTTACTAACGAATTGGCTAGCTGAAAAAGATAGTCTACTAAAAGAGCTTAGGCAGTCTCAAAAGATACTGGCACAGTTACAGGTTGAAATAGACTATGTCCTTAGTCAGTATCAACGGCAGCAAACTAAAAAGCAATTACTCGGTACAAGACATCTAATAGCCTTAGAAGGGTGGATAGAAGCTGATTCGGTTAACCAATTAAAAGGGCTAATGACTAAGACACTAGGTGATATGTTTTATCTGGATAGTTACGATGTCACGCCAGACGATTGGGAAGATGTTCCCATTAAGCTACGTAATCACCGCTACATTGCACCGTTTGAATTGGTTACAGAAATGTACGCTTTGCCAAAATATCAAGAAAAAGATCCGACACCTTTTTTAGCTCCTTTATACCTTACTTTTTTTGGCATGATGGTAGCTGATTTGGGCTATGGTTTGTTGCTATATGCTGTGACACTAGCTGCATTGGTCTTTTTTAATCTCCAAAAAACCAGTAAACGGTTAGTGACCTTCTTTAATATTTTAGCTATTTCAGTAGCCATATGGGGGCTTATTTACGGTTCTTTCTTTGGTTTTGACTTACCTGTGGCATTATTATCAACTAAAACGGATGTGATTACTATTTTGGTTGTTTCTTTGCTATTTGGGTTTGTTACACTTATATTTGGGCTTTTGTTAGGAGCATGGCAACAAGTAAGGATGAAAGCATATGCTACGGCCTATACGTCAAGTCTAGCTTGGACTTTTATTTTATTAGGTCTGCTGTTATTTATTCTTGGTAAGAATGTATCTGGCCTTGCTTACTTATCGGTTATTGGTAAGTGGCTTGCATTGGGCAATGCCTTTGGGATTTTGGTTGTTTCTTTACTAAAAAGCAAAAGCCTTTTAGGTCTAGGTAGTGGATTATATAATTTATATGGCATTAGCTCTTACTTAAGTGATTTGGTTAGCTTTACTCGTCTAATGGCATTAGGGCTTTCTGGAGCTAGTATTGGAGCGGCTTTTAACATGATTGTTGGGATTTTTCCACCAGTCACGCGCTTTACAGTAGGTATCTTTATTTTTATTCTTTTGCATGCGATCAATATTTTCTTATCAATGCTTTCAGGATATGTGCATGGTGCTCGTCTTATTTTCGTAGAGTTTTTTGGAAAATTTTATGAAGGTGGAGGAAAAGCTTTCAATCCTTTAAAGTTAGCTGATAATTATGTCAATGTCAATGAAGAAACAGATTTGGAGGACAATTAA
- a CDS encoding V-type ATP synthase subunit K, with protein MEHLAHYFTAHGGVFFAALGIVLAVALSGMGSAYGVGKGGQAAAALLKEEPEKFTSALILQLLPGSQGIYGFAIGILIWMKLTPELSVNQGLAYFLVSLPIAIVGYFSAKHQGNVSVAGMQILAKRPKDFMKGVILAAMVETYAILAFVVSFILLNKIG; from the coding sequence ATGGAACATTTAGCACATTATTTTACAGCACATGGTGGCGTTTTCTTCGCAGCCTTAGGAATTGTTTTAGCCGTAGCTCTTAGTGGCATGGGCTCAGCTTATGGTGTCGGTAAAGGTGGTCAAGCGGCAGCTGCGCTCTTAAAAGAAGAACCCGAAAAATTTACGTCTGCGCTTATCTTGCAACTGTTACCCGGTAGTCAAGGAATCTACGGCTTTGCTATTGGTATTTTAATTTGGATGAAACTGACACCAGAACTTTCAGTTAACCAAGGATTAGCTTACTTTTTGGTATCTCTTCCAATTGCTATTGTTGGTTATTTTTCGGCCAAGCACCAAGGCAATGTTTCTGTAGCTGGTATGCAAATCTTGGCTAAGCGCCCTAAAGACTTTATGAAAGGTGTCATTTTAGCAGCTATGGTTGAAACCTATGCTATTCTTGCCTTTGTCGTCTCCTTTATTCTCTTAAATAAAATTGGATAA
- a CDS encoding V-type ATP synthase subunit E, with product MNDITQLRQNVLEKAHQEGQQCLKIATDSLDTDFKERQQQGLHDLKAKRQKELKALEQQFQVAQQQLKNQERQALLALKQDSIKELFEASLEKMTNFSKEEELAFLKQVLSKYPEQPLQVTFGEKTGQKFSSYDCAELRLAFPQLSYNQELIPQEAGFLVSLDQVDDNYLYRYLLESVLKEESSRIIDMLFSEI from the coding sequence GTGAATGATATAACACAGTTAAGACAAAACGTTCTTGAAAAAGCACATCAAGAAGGTCAACAGTGCCTAAAGATAGCGACAGATAGTCTTGATACTGACTTTAAAGAGCGTCAACAGCAAGGACTACACGATTTAAAAGCAAAGCGTCAAAAAGAGTTAAAAGCTCTTGAACAGCAATTTCAGGTTGCGCAGCAGCAACTCAAAAATCAAGAAAGACAAGCTCTACTAGCATTAAAACAAGACAGTATAAAGGAGCTATTTGAAGCTTCTTTGGAGAAGATGACGAACTTTTCTAAGGAAGAAGAATTGGCTTTTTTGAAGCAAGTCTTGTCTAAATATCCAGAACAGCCATTGCAAGTTACTTTTGGCGAAAAAACAGGGCAAAAGTTCAGTTCTTATGATTGTGCTGAGCTGAGATTAGCATTTCCTCAATTAAGCTATAATCAAGAGCTAATTCCTCAGGAAGCAGGATTTTTAGTCAGTTTAGACCAAGTCGATGACAATTATTTATACCGTTACCTTTTAGAATCAGTTCTTAAAGAAGAAAGCTCCCGCATCATTGATATGCTTTTTTCAGAGATATAG
- a CDS encoding V-type ATPase subunit, producing the protein MPTFLELNTTISVKEKELLTKEQFDKLLQAPNTTTLARLLHQSVYHLTVDDLNDLDRLESILMAELTKTYRWAFAETPQPDIVQLFTLRYTYHNVKVLLKAKASQADLSHLLLPIGDKPLVALEHLIRTMTSDEFPKEVVTEIQSIWAEYQDYQDIRVLEIGTDLAYFKALKQIAQRLEDPVFQQAVLIVIDLYNLITVRRAKSQNKPISFMMQLLSDEASRPSKTFITLEDDKDLMTWFENVTPDSYMTALKPYSEKLRQGTLQTTELEYLVDECLYHLFAKAKYQVDGPYVLARFLLAKSFEVKNLRLLAAALANDLPKERVIERMRPIA; encoded by the coding sequence ATGCCAACATTTCTAGAATTAAACACTACTATCAGTGTCAAAGAAAAAGAGTTATTGACTAAAGAGCAATTTGATAAGCTATTGCAGGCTCCCAATACAACAACCTTAGCTCGACTGTTGCACCAGTCAGTCTATCACCTAACTGTTGACGATCTCAACGATTTGGATCGGCTAGAATCTATCTTAATGGCTGAGCTAACCAAGACCTATCGCTGGGCTTTTGCAGAAACCCCTCAACCTGACATAGTACAATTATTTACCTTGCGTTACACCTATCATAATGTCAAAGTGTTGTTAAAAGCTAAAGCTAGTCAAGCAGATCTGAGTCACTTATTACTACCAATTGGTGACAAGCCTTTGGTGGCTTTGGAACATTTGATTAGGACGATGACTTCTGATGAGTTTCCAAAAGAGGTGGTAACAGAAATCCAGTCCATTTGGGCCGAATATCAAGATTATCAAGACATACGCGTCTTAGAAATTGGTACTGACTTAGCTTATTTTAAGGCGTTGAAACAAATAGCACAAAGATTAGAGGACCCTGTTTTCCAACAAGCTGTTCTTATTGTGATTGATTTGTATAATCTGATTACCGTCAGACGGGCCAAATCGCAAAATAAACCAATAAGTTTCATGATGCAGTTATTATCTGATGAAGCAAGTAGACCAAGTAAAACATTTATCACACTTGAAGATGATAAGGATCTGATGACGTGGTTTGAAAATGTAACACCTGATAGCTATATGACAGCCCTAAAACCTTATTCAGAGAAACTTCGCCAAGGCACTCTTCAAACGACTGAGTTAGAATACCTTGTTGATGAATGCCTTTACCATTTATTTGCGAAGGCCAAATATCAAGTCGATGGGCCTTATGTGCTTGCTCGCTTTTTGCTCGCTAAATCGTTTGAAGTAAAAAACCTACGGCTTTTAGCGGCTGCTTTAGCTAATGATTTACCCAAAGAACGTGTCATAGAAAGGATGAGACCAATAGCATGA